In Fundulus heteroclitus isolate FHET01 unplaced genomic scaffold, MU-UCD_Fhet_4.1 scaffold_98, whole genome shotgun sequence, one DNA window encodes the following:
- the LOC118562581 gene encoding interferon-induced protein 44-like, translating to MFQGWYKTPSDDQPKEPPALLDKPWRELRWGNVQEDRQYVQEYKPAQDDIKYLRVLLYGLVGHGKSSFINSVSNVIRGRISIPALAGATHSEKSFTKMFETHKFNKGRGNEKTIYPVVFNDIMGVEEGDNRGVHEDDIKLALKGHVKEGHKFNPVSPLNEGDLGYNPNPSVDDKVHVLVFVFSANALQIKSSVQKKMKIVRGTASKLGIPQLAMMTHIDEACGETEKDLKNVYKSRRLKKKMTEFSAAAGLPMNCIFPVKNYSDEIDLNDDVDTLILSALRKMIDFGDDFIEKI from the exons ATGTTTCAAGGTTGGTACAAGACACCTTCAG acGATCAGCCAAAAGAGCCACCTGCTC TTCTGGACAAACCCTGGAGGGAATTACGCTGGGG AAACGTACAGGAGGATCGTCAATATGTGCAGGAATACAAGCCTGCACAAGATGACATCAAGTACCTTCGAGTCCTCCTGTACGGACTTGTTGGTCATGGGAAGTCCAGTTTCATCAACTCTGTCAGTAACGTCATTCGAGGACGGATCTCCATTCCTGCTTTGGCCGGTGCCACCCACTCCGAAAAAAGCTTCACTAAAATG tttgAAACTCATAAATTCAATAAAGGACGAGGAAATGAAAAGACAATTTACCCTGTGGTCTTCAACGACATCATGGGCGTGGAAGAGGGGGACAACAGAGGAGTTCATGAAGACGACATCAAGCTGGCTTTGAAAGGACACGTGAAGGAGGGACACAAG TTCAACCCAGTTTCTCCACTAAATGAAGGTGACCTGGGCTACAACCCGAACCCCTCTGTTGACGACAAAGTCCATGTGCTTGTTTTTGTGTTCTCTGCCAACGCTCTACAGATTAAATCATCAGTtcagaagaagatgaagattGTCAGAGGAACAGCCAGTAAACTGG GAATTCCTCAATTGGCCATGATGACGCACATCGATGAAGCTTGTGGTGAAACTGAGAAAGACCTGAAGAATGTGTACAAGAGCAGacgcctgaaaaaaaaa ATGACAGAGTTCAGTGCAGCAGCGGGACTCCCAATGAACTGTATCTTTCCTGTGAAGAACTATAGCGATGAAATCGACCTGAACGATGATGTTGATACTCTGATCCTGAGCGCCCTGCGGAAAATGATCGACTTTGGAGACGACTTTATTGAGAAGATTTAA